The genome window GCCCATTCCGAGTACCGCATCAGGTTGATAATGCTTAATAATTTTACGAGCCTGCATTACTGCTTTAAAAATCGCAAAGGGTGCTTTCAGCAATGCACCGATACCTTTCCCTTTTAGTCCGGAAATCTGAATAAATTCAATCGGAATACCGTGCTTAGGTACAAGATCGGCTTCCATTCGATCCTGAGTCCCTAACCAACGAATCTCCCAACCTTGTTTTTGAAGCTCTCGGGCAACTGCAATCGCAGGGAATACGTGTCCCCCAGTACCACCTGCCATAACAAGAAGTTTTTTAGCCATGTTGATCTCTTTTACAAAAATTTGAGCGGAATCGACCGCTTGTTAGATTTTTTAGACAAATTGTTGTTATTGTACAGGAAATTGACAATTTACGGAAAAAGAAAGCGGTCAGTTTTTGCAAATTTTTTGCAAATCCTGACCGCTGATTTATTTTAGCTCTCTTTAATATGTGCATGTCCAATTAGTTCAAGCCGGTTTTCATAATCTATACGAACCAATACAGCTATCGCTACCGACATAATCACTAAACTTGAACCACCATAACTTACTAGAGGAAATGTCAAACCTTTTGTCGGAAGTAAACCTGATGCGACACCTAAGTTCACAAAGCCTTGGATAAAAATCCAAATTGCGATACCGAAAGCAAAGAAACCTCTAAATCTCGCTTCCAGTTTTAATGCTTCTTGGCTTATCTTTATGGCTCTAAATGATAATAACACTAAGAGGAATACCACAAATACAATTCCGATAAAACCAAATTCTTCACCAACTACTGCCATAACAAAGTCAGTGTGTGCTTCCGGTAAATATTCTAGTTTTTGTACTGAGTTTCCTAAACCTTGTCCCCAAAATTCGCCCTGACCAAATGCCATTTGCGAATTGGAAAGCTGGAAACCGTCACCATAAGCATCAGCAAAGGGGTCCATAAAAGAAGTAACACGTTTTAAACGATATTCCGAAGTAACCACTAAGAATACAAATAGTAAAACCCCTGTCACACCTAAGAATAAGAACTGCATTACTTTTGCACCCATAATAAATAACATTGCAAAAGTCAGCATAAATAATACGAACGTACTACCTAAATCCGGCTGTAGCAGTAATAGAAAACCGAAAATACTGAGAATGACCATTGGACGAATAAAACTTAATTGTCTAGTCCGCATTTCATCGTATTTACGTACGTAAAAACTAGAGAAATAACAAATAATCGCCAATTTAGCTAATTCTGCCGGCTGGAAGTTAATCGGTCCCAACGGAATCCAACGTACTGCACCATTAATACTACGACCAAAAATCAGTACAAGTACCAAAAATACTAATGATACCAAGAAAAACAGCACATTTCGCTTTTCCCAGTTTTCAGTCGGAATCTGGACTACTACTGCAAAAGCAAATAATGACGTCGCTAAATACAATCCATCACGGATCGCAAAATAAAACGGATCATCATTTAAACGGGTACTTACCGGAATTGATGCCGAAGTTACCATCACAAAACCAATCACCAATAAACCGAAAAATAACCAGATCAATGAACGATCATAGAGCGAGTTAGTCGGTGTGATACGTGTCCATTTATCCCATTCGGTTTTTAATTTTTCTAACATATTAAGCGGTTACTTCCTGAGCTAATTTGACAAAAATGTGTCCACGTTCTTCAAAGTTCTTAAATTGATCAAGACTTGCACAAGCCGGTGACAATAGCACCATATCGCCTTGTTTCAGTTGTGGGCGAATTTGCTCAATCGCTTGTTGCATCGTTTCCACCAACACGCTTTGATTTGATAATACCGCTAATTGCGAGCCATCCTGACCGAAGCAATAACAAACGATATTCGGTTTATTAATCAATGGTTTTAACTCAGAGAAATCTGCCGCTTTACCATCACCACCTAATAACAAATACAGCGTTCCCGATACTTGTAAACCGTTGAGTGCCGCTACCGTACTGCCGACATTAGTGGCTTTTGAGTCATTTACCCAACGTACGCCGTCATTGGTTTTGACCGCTTGGAAACGGTGATCCAAACCGCCGTACACTTGCAATGCTTTTACAATCCCTTCACGCGGAATGCCCATCGCTTCGGCTAATGCCATTGCCGCTAATGCATTCATTTCATTATGACGGCCTGAAATCAGCATTTCTTTGGTAGGGATAATGGCATCATTACCTGAATATAAAATACCGTTACGCATCGTGTATTCAGCGTTATGTTCTGCAAAACGAATCAATTTTTTAACCGCTTGCGTTTCAAGCGGATAAGTCAGTCTATCTTCGCCGTTTACAATCACATTCTCAGCATTGTCATAAATACGTAATTTGGCTAAACGATATTCTTCAACCGAATTATTGTAACGATCCATATGATCTTCGCTGATGTTTAAAATGGTTGCCGCTACCGCTTTTAACGATGAGGTCGTTTCTAATTGGAAGCTAGATAACTCCAATACAAACAATTCATATTCACCATTTAACAGGCTTAACGCCGGTACTCCGATATTACCGCCCATACCGACTTTAATCCCTGCTTGTTTCGCCATTTCGGTCACTAATGTCGTGACCGTGCTTTTGCCGTTTGCACCGGTAATCGCAATAATCGGTGCTTTCGCCTCACGCACAAATAATTCGATATCGCCAACCACTTCCACACCGGCATTGATAGCTTGTTGAATTTCCGGTGTAGCCAATGCAAGCCCCGGGCTAATCACAATTAAATCAGAAGCTAATAGCCATTCGCTATTTAAACCGCCGGTATGCAATGGCACATCTGCTGGCAATGCTCAGCACCAGCCGGTTTTTCGCGAGTATCAATCACTTGTACTTTTGCTTGTTTATCCGCAAAAAATTCGACACAAGATAAACCGGTTTTGCCTAAGCCGATAATGGTAACGACTTTATTTTTATATTGGTTTTGCATAATTGAATCTCTTTATAATAGGTAAAAATTTGGATAAATCAGACCGCTTGCAAGCGAAAAAGGTGGGACAATCCCACCTATCATTAACGCAGTTTTAATGTGACTAAGCCGATTAATACGAGCATCAAGGTAATGATCCAGAATCGCACAATAACACGAGGCTCCGGCCAACCTTTTAATTCGAAATGATGATGAATCGGTGCCATACGGAAAATACGTTTTTGACGAAGTTTGTATGAACCGACTTGTAAAATTACCGAAAGTGCTTCTACTACAAATACACCGCCCATAATCACAAGTAATAACTCTTGGCGAACCAATACCGCAATCGTACCTAACGCCCCACCTAAGGAAAGCGAACCAACATCGCCCATAAACACTTGTGCAGGGTAAGTGTTAAACCATAAGAAGCCTAAACCGGCACCGACAATAGCGGTACAGAGAATTACTAATTCACCGGCATTCGGTACAAACGGGATATGTAAATATTGTGCGAAATTAACGTTACCGGTTGCCCATGCAATTAATGCAAACGCTGCAGACTACCATAATAGTCGGCACAATCGCTAAACCGTCTAAACCGTCTGTAAGGTTTACCGCATTTGAGGTACCAACAATCACAAAGTAAGACAGAATAATAAAGAAAATACCAAGCTGTGGCATAAAGTCTTTAAAGAACGGTACAACTAATTGAGTTGCCGCCGTATCTTTACCAACTGCATAAATACCGAATACCGCAATTAATGCAATCACAGATAGCCAAAAATATTTCCAACGAGCAATTAAACCATCGGTATTTTTGCGTTTGATTTTCCAGTAATCATCAACAAAACCGACCGCACCGTAGCCGAATAACACGAATAGCACAAACCAAACATAGCTGTTACGTAAATCTGCCCAAAGTAAGGTACTCACCCCAATAGCGATTAAAATCATAATACCGCCCATGGTCGGCGTACCACGTTTTTTGAAATGGCTTTCCGGACCGTCATTACGCACTTCTTGACCAAATTTTAAGAGTTGTAAGCGACGAATCACTTCAGGGCCAATCCATAAACCGATACCCATTGCGGTAAGCAATGCCATAATTGCACGGAAAGTAATATAAGATACAACGTTAAATGCTGTATTGTATTGAACTAAATACTCAGCAAGCCAAACTAACATAGCAAAACCCTTGTTAAATCATTATAAGTAAGCAATTGCCTACCATTTTATCTACACTAAATAACATCACGAACGATTGTTCAATATTGCTATTTACCTAAAAATTAAAAAGAAACACCTAAAGAAACGCATAAAGCAGAAATCAATGTTTCCATTTTTTGGCTACGAGAACCTTTTGCTAACAACACTAGCGGTTGTTTTTCTGCAATCTTTTGCGAAATAATTGGTAATAAGAAATCGTGCATTACTTGTTTATCGGTAAAGTGATGTGCAGTTTCTCCACTAATTACTGCACTTTGCTTACCAAAACTCACCACTAAATCTAAATTTGCTTCACGGACGAAATCCGCTACTTGTTGGTGACAAGTCGCACTTTCCTCACCGAGTTCTGCCATATCACCAACTGCAAAAATACGGAATGCCGGATAATTTTTTAATACCGCCACCGCTGATTTCATCGAATCGACATTGGCGTTATAGGTATCATCAATCAATAAACAATGCTGATTAACTTCAACCGGATACAAGCGACCTTTAACTTGCGAGCGTTGCTCCAAGCCGGCTTTGACCGCATTTAAATCTGCACCGACTGCCATCGCGAGCGAAGTTGCGGCTAAAGCATTGCTGACATTATGTGCGCCTAAATAAGGTAAATTAATTTCGATTTCGCCTTGCGGAGAATGTAGCGTGAAATGAGAACCGGATAAGCCTAATTCTACATTTTCCGCCCAAAAATCTGCATACGAATCTTGATCCGAACCGGTATAACTGAATGATTGCGGCTCATGCTCACCAATTTCTTTTTGCCATTGCGGATAATAGAACGCTTGATTCACAATCGCTTTACCACCGGCTTTTAAGCCTCGATAAATTTCGCCTTTCGCTTGTGCCACACCTGCAAGTGAGCCGAAACCTTCTAAATGCGCCGCAACATTATTCACCAAGCAAGCGTCCGGCTGAGTGATTGCCGTAGTATAAGCAATTTCACCAATATGGTTTGCACCGAGTTCCACCACCGCAAATTTATGTTGCGGCGTTAAACGTAATAAGGTCATCGGCACACCGAGGTCATTATTTAAATTGCCAAAGGTATAAAGCACTTCATCTTCACAAGCGGTCATTTTTTGCAAAATTTTTGCTGTCATTTCTTTTACGGTGGTTTTGCCTGAAGAACCGGTCATCGCCACTGTTTTCGGATTAAGTTTCACTTTTAACCATTTGGCTAACTCGCCTAATGCAAGGCGTGTATCTTTCACGACAATTT of Actinobacillus arthritidis contains these proteins:
- the ftsW gene encoding putative lipid II flippase FtsW — protein: MLEKLKTEWDKWTRITPTNSLYDRSLIWLFFGLLVIGFVMVTSASIPVSTRLNDDPFYFAIRDGLYLATSLFAFAVVVQIPTENWEKRNVLFFLVSLVFLVLVLIFGRSINGAVRWIPLGPINFQPAELAKLAIICYFSSFYVRKYDEMRTRQLSFIRPMVILSIFGFLLLLQPDLGSTFVLFMLTFAMLFIMGAKVMQFLFLGVTGVLLFVFLVVTSEYRLKRVTSFMDPFADAYGDGFQLSNSQMAFGQGEFWGQGLGNSVQKLEYLPEAHTDFVMAVVGEEFGFIGIVFVVFLLVLLSFRAIKISQEALKLEARFRGFFAFGIAIWIFIQGFVNLGVASGLLPTKGLTFPLVSYGGSSLVIMSVAIAVLVRIDYENRLELIGHAHIKES
- the murF gene encoding UDP-N-acetylmuramoyl-tripeptide--D-alanyl-D-alanine ligase yields the protein MIKLTTNEIAGILNAQLVGDGNVVVETTSTDTRQAVENGLFFALKGEHFDAHHYLANAVEQGCVAVVVERECEISVPQIVVKDTRLALGELAKWLKVKLNPKTVAMTGSSGKTTVKEMTAKILQKMTACEDEVLYTFGNLNNDLGVPMTLLRLTPQHKFAVVELGANHIGEIAYTTAITQPDACLVNNVAAHLEGFGSLAGVAQAKGEIYRGLKAGGKAIVNQAFYYPQWQKEIGEHEPQSFSYTGSDQDSYADFWAENVELGLSGSHFTLHSPQGEIEINLPYLGAHNVSNALAATSLAMAVGADLNAVKAGLEQRSQVKGRLYPVEVNQHCLLIDDTYNANVDSMKSAVAVLKNYPAFRIFAVGDMAELGEESATCHQQVADFVREANLDLVVSFGKQSAVISGETAHHFTDKQVMHDFLLPIISQKIAEKQPLVLLAKGSRSQKMETLISALCVSLGVSF